The proteins below come from a single Verrucomicrobiia bacterium genomic window:
- a CDS encoding heavy metal translocating P-type ATPase gives MSGPDTTHCLARSVVNALADDPTLEAVTIDRARKTISVATLGRTDLPRLTERINATFLQAEETQANARCMLLAGAGECRTCAQPLSETERRKILIDHQGKITTIARVTCPTAPKFWRWRDIPWPKVVQRDVEFLEHIEEEIDEWKPQLAAAILCGAFGLAAYLLGAREQARFLYVAAYLAGGWYAAHEVWERFRKWAIDVHFLMLAVAAGSASIGAWGEGATLLFLFSLSGALEHFALGRTQREIRSLFREAPKSATVLDHQGHESELPVERLRPGMRLLIKPGAQFPVDAELVKGQTASDESNLTGEAAPVEKRIGDTVLSGTLNLWGAVEVCVLRPVGESALRKIIRLIKEAQRQKAPAQQFTDRFGTYYTYSVLGLSLAMFFVWWLIFGQTPFLASHLGHSAFYHTMILLVVASPCALVLSIPSAVLAAIAWGARHGILFRGGAAVEKLAAVTTVALDKTGTLTTGELRVELVQSFPPGREAQVAQLAYSLERLSSHPLARAITRHGKQQGLSALELHQFESITGQGLRARWNGADCLLGRREWLASCTQQIARVPASDSGLAEVWVLCGELLGRVVLRDDIRPQARAVLQQLTEEGLSAIVLTGDHQAAAEHLRSQLGIEQVRSGLNPEQKLAEIRAQTERGERVAMVGDGVNDAPSLAAAHIGVAMGARGSDAALEQADVVLMHDRLENFLAAFRLSHRARRVIRQNLVISLGTVVVLVTFALLGRIPLTVGVVGHEGSTVIVVMNSLRLLFSRSTDR, from the coding sequence ATGAGTGGTCCGGACACGACGCATTGCCTGGCGCGTTCCGTCGTCAATGCCCTGGCTGATGACCCGACGCTGGAAGCCGTTACCATCGATCGCGCGCGCAAGACCATCTCGGTGGCTACGCTCGGCAGGACCGATCTGCCCCGCTTAACCGAGCGGATTAATGCCACGTTCCTGCAAGCCGAGGAAACTCAGGCCAATGCTCGTTGCATGCTCCTGGCCGGAGCCGGCGAATGCCGAACTTGCGCCCAGCCGCTTTCGGAGACGGAGCGGCGCAAAATTCTTATCGATCACCAGGGGAAGATTACCACGATAGCCCGCGTGACTTGTCCAACGGCGCCAAAGTTTTGGCGCTGGCGGGATATTCCCTGGCCCAAGGTGGTGCAACGGGATGTCGAGTTCCTGGAGCATATCGAGGAGGAAATCGACGAGTGGAAACCGCAGTTGGCGGCGGCGATTCTCTGCGGGGCATTCGGTTTGGCCGCTTACCTCTTGGGCGCTCGCGAGCAGGCCAGATTCCTTTATGTAGCGGCCTACCTGGCCGGCGGGTGGTATGCGGCTCATGAGGTTTGGGAACGGTTTCGAAAGTGGGCGATTGATGTCCATTTCCTCATGCTGGCCGTCGCTGCCGGGAGCGCCAGTATCGGGGCCTGGGGTGAAGGGGCGACCCTGTTGTTCCTCTTTTCCCTTTCCGGCGCCTTGGAACATTTTGCCCTGGGACGAACCCAACGCGAGATTCGCTCGCTCTTCCGCGAAGCGCCCAAATCTGCCACGGTCCTGGACCACCAGGGGCATGAGTCCGAACTGCCGGTCGAGCGGCTCCGGCCGGGCATGCGCCTGCTCATCAAACCAGGGGCACAGTTTCCCGTCGATGCCGAATTGGTGAAGGGCCAGACTGCCAGTGATGAATCCAACCTCACCGGGGAGGCCGCGCCGGTGGAAAAACGAATTGGAGACACCGTGCTCTCTGGCACCTTAAATCTCTGGGGGGCGGTAGAAGTCTGCGTGCTGCGGCCAGTCGGCGAGAGCGCGTTGCGCAAAATTATCCGGTTAATCAAAGAGGCGCAGCGTCAGAAAGCGCCCGCTCAACAGTTCACAGATCGGTTCGGCACTTACTATACCTACAGTGTCCTTGGCCTTTCACTGGCAATGTTTTTTGTCTGGTGGCTCATTTTCGGCCAGACTCCATTCCTGGCCAGTCACCTCGGGCACAGCGCTTTTTATCACACGATGATCCTCCTGGTAGTGGCTTCCCCTTGCGCGCTGGTCCTGTCCATTCCCTCAGCGGTGCTGGCGGCCATCGCCTGGGGCGCGCGCCATGGGATTCTATTTCGTGGCGGGGCTGCCGTCGAGAAACTGGCGGCGGTCACCACGGTTGCCCTCGATAAGACCGGCACGCTCACGACCGGCGAACTGCGCGTGGAACTGGTCCAGAGCTTTCCGCCTGGCCGCGAGGCCCAAGTCGCGCAATTGGCCTATTCGCTGGAACGGTTGTCGAGTCATCCCCTGGCGCGCGCCATTACGCGCCATGGAAAACAACAGGGACTTTCCGCTCTCGAATTGCATCAGTTCGAATCGATCACGGGCCAGGGGTTGCGCGCGCGGTGGAATGGGGCCGACTGCCTGCTGGGCAGGCGTGAATGGCTGGCATCCTGCACCCAACAAATTGCGCGCGTGCCCGCTTCCGATTCCGGCCTGGCGGAGGTTTGGGTGCTCTGTGGCGAACTGCTTGGCCGCGTCGTTCTGCGCGATGACATCCGGCCCCAGGCCCGCGCGGTTCTGCAACAATTGACCGAAGAAGGCTTGAGCGCCATTGTCCTCACGGGCGATCACCAGGCCGCCGCCGAGCATCTCCGTTCCCAACTGGGTATCGAGCAGGTGCGCTCGGGACTCAACCCTGAACAAAAACTGGCGGAAATCCGCGCGCAGACCGAGCGGGGCGAACGCGTGGCGATGGTGGGTGATGGAGTGAACGACGCGCCGAGCCTGGCGGCTGCTCACATCGGCGTGGCCATGGGCGCCCGCGGCTCCGATGCCGCCCTGGAACAGGCCGATGTCGTATTGATGCACGACCGCCTCGAGAATTTTCTTGCCGCGTTCCGCCTCAGCCACCGCGCCCGCCGGGTCATCCGCCAAAACCTCGTCATTTCCCTGGGCACGGTTGTGGTCCTGGTGACCTTTGCCCTGCTGGGCCGCATCCCGCTGACGGTCGGCGTGGTGGGCCACGAAGGCAGCACGGTCATTGTTGTCATGAACAGCCTGCGCCTGTTATTCAGCCGTTCTACCGATCGTTGA
- a CDS encoding acyltransferase encodes MKLACESETGQRTTFSGADSLALAPPGQLVSHKDLARPRSPRYETLTAWRGIACLFVVIFHSVCTGYGLSFPDGPGPLGWVLAVVHRLWIGVPLFFVISGYCVTASADAARQRPSSGANFFRRRFRRIYPPYWAWLLITAAGVWFVESKHAGFFQNAFVPNPRGFTKWQWFGNLTLTESWRWHITRGVENELLSPSWTLCYEEQFYALVGLALLLARRFFFGALALLTLAVFAGLFVLPPLGVGTLGLFLDGQWLMFAAGAVVYYALNYAPARAMGWFCVPLGFGVLCAVAGPEHLLIARTNEPNQSYLCAFLFALALLGLRRWDTQLARARLVRPLLFCGEMCYSLYLIHWPVVTVVSWGFNRLGLRNPFAIFFLGVSCCLAVALGLGRLFYRLIERRFWNPGYSTIGRTAE; translated from the coding sequence ATGAAACTCGCCTGCGAATCTGAAACCGGCCAGCGCACAACCTTTAGCGGGGCGGATTCTTTGGCGCTCGCACCGCCCGGACAGCTAGTTTCCCACAAGGACCTCGCGCGCCCAAGGTCGCCACGGTACGAGACACTGACCGCCTGGCGCGGCATCGCTTGTTTGTTCGTCGTTATTTTTCACTCGGTCTGCACCGGCTACGGCCTGAGCTTTCCGGATGGCCCCGGGCCCCTGGGCTGGGTATTGGCTGTGGTCCATCGATTATGGATTGGGGTGCCGCTCTTTTTTGTGATTAGCGGCTACTGCGTCACCGCCAGCGCGGACGCCGCCCGGCAACGGCCCAGCTCGGGAGCCAATTTCTTCCGCCGGCGTTTCCGAAGGATTTATCCACCTTACTGGGCCTGGCTGCTCATCACTGCAGCCGGCGTCTGGTTTGTGGAATCCAAACATGCGGGGTTTTTTCAGAACGCCTTCGTCCCCAACCCGCGCGGCTTTACCAAATGGCAATGGTTCGGAAATCTCACGCTTACAGAAAGCTGGCGCTGGCATATCACCCGGGGAGTGGAGAATGAGTTGCTGTCGCCATCCTGGACGCTTTGTTACGAGGAGCAGTTTTATGCCCTGGTGGGATTGGCGCTGCTGCTGGCGCGGCGGTTTTTTTTCGGCGCGCTGGCGCTCCTGACGCTTGCTGTTTTCGCGGGGTTATTCGTGCTCCCTCCGCTGGGAGTGGGCACGCTGGGGTTGTTCCTGGATGGGCAATGGCTGATGTTCGCGGCGGGAGCCGTGGTGTACTACGCCTTGAACTATGCGCCCGCGCGGGCCATGGGGTGGTTTTGCGTCCCCCTTGGGTTCGGAGTGTTGTGCGCCGTGGCGGGGCCCGAGCACCTGCTGATTGCCCGAACCAACGAACCGAACCAAAGTTACCTCTGCGCGTTCTTGTTTGCGCTGGCGCTGTTGGGGTTGCGCCGATGGGACACTCAATTAGCCCGAGCACGGCTGGTCCGGCCACTGCTCTTTTGCGGCGAGATGTGTTATAGCCTGTACCTAATCCATTGGCCGGTGGTTACAGTGGTCAGTTGGGGTTTTAACCGGCTGGGACTACGCAACCCATTTGCGATTTTTTTTCTGGGCGTTTCCTGTTGCCTGGCCGTCGCGCTGGGTTTGGGCCGTCTGTTCTATCGATTGATCGAGCGGCGGTTTTGGAACCCGGGTTACTCAACGATCGGTAGAACGGCTGAATAA